One Solea senegalensis isolate Sse05_10M linkage group LG3, IFAPA_SoseM_1, whole genome shotgun sequence genomic window carries:
- the si:dkey-46i9.6 gene encoding nuclear factor 7, ovary isoform X2 has protein sequence MATTGNLSEEQVHCSICLDVFTNPVSIPCGHNFCQTCILGYWKTSPLFQCPMCKKSFHKRPDISVNTVLREIAEQFKEIRVRGLEGKVSKEEEEEEEREKKWTMERRRKEDEERLLEKDQKQQLLEELMQKQEDERRKKEWSRQKSEEKPIREELPPLIASASAPQTPPPLSPQATALRPPPPLPQTSPQIPASPSRDTSPSPLSSSLLHPSWEEVLCDVCLGEDRPKAVKSCLVCLTSYCEEHLKSHTARFTKHKLMDPVANMEDRMCPKHERLLELFCKKDQTCVCVLCTETDHRAHYTVPVEREWMEKKAQLKKTEIDVQQMIQDRVKKVEEIKQSVELNKASAEREMEESMQVFSELVRSIQKAQTDLIVAIEEKQRQTERRAKSLISELEQEISELKRRNTDLENVARTDHINFLKSFPALSITPRVKDWSETSVPTDTCVGMIRRAVSKLEPTFTEMIDKLADSEIKKLLKYTVDITLDPDSANPWLQLSQDRHQVRHLGAWQDLPDHPDRFDTVVIVLAREGFTSGRHYWEVQVGDKDDWYLGVARSSIKRKGRISVSTTQGYWALAMKKGQGYRVSTSPPILLPLNPKPKRVGVYVDCEEGQVSFYDVRARTHIYTFKDTFTEKILPFFYLYCCDKASDTIVICPVNEKTTIK, from the exons ATGGCCACAACTGGGAACCTCTCTGAAGAGCAGGTGCACTGCTCCATCTGCCTCGACGTCTTCACCAACCCCGTGTCCATCCCCTGCGGACACAACTTCTGCCAGACCTGCATTCTGGGATACTGGAAAACCAGCCCCTTGTTCCAGTGTCCCATGTGCAAGAAGTCCTTCCACAAAAGACCTGATATCAGCGTGAACACGGTGCTGAGGGAGATCGCGGAGCAGTTCAAGGAGATCAGGGTTCGAGGTTTGGAAGGGAAGGTGagcaaagaggaggaagaggaagaggagagagagaagaagtggacgatggagagaaggagaaaggaggatgaggagaggcTTTTGGAGAAAGATCAGAAGCAGCAGCTTCTGGAGGAGCTGATGCAGAAGCAGGAGGACGAGAGGAGAAAGAAGGAGTGGTCACGGCAGAAATCAGAGGAGAAGCCAATAAGAGAGGAGTTGCCTCCGTTAATCGCCTCTGCATCAGCGCCTCAAACCCCTCCTCCACTGTCACCCCAAGCCACAGCTCTGAgaccaccacctccactgccACAAACATCTCCTCAAATCCCTGCTTCTCCATCCCGTGACACCTCACCTTCAccactgtcctcctctctccttcatccTTCCTGGGAGGAAGTCCTCTGTGATGTTTGCCTCGGGGAAGACAGGCCCAAAGCGGTGAAATCCTGCCTCGTGTGTCTGACGTCCTACTGCGAGGAGCACCTGAAATCTCACACTGCCAGGTTCACCAAGCACAAGCTGATGGATCCTGTCGCCAACATGGAGGACAGGATGTGTCCGAAGCATGAAAGGCTCCTGGAGCTGTTCTGCAAGAAGGATCAGACGTGCGTGTGCGTCCTCTGCACCGAGACGGACCACAGGGCGCACTACACCGTCCCTGTGGAGAGAGAGTGGATGGAGAAAAAG GCACAGCTGAAGAAGACAGAAATAGACGTCCAGCAGATGATCCAGGACAGAGTCAAGAAGGTCGAGGAGATCAAACAATCTGTCGAGCTCAACAAA gccagtgctgagagagagatggaggagagcaTGCAGGTCTTCTCCGAGCTGGTGCGCTCCATCCAGAAGGCTCAGACTGACCTGATTGTGGCCATCGAGGAGAAGCAGAGGCAGACGGAGAGACGGGCAAAAAGCCTCATCTCCGAGCTGGAGCAGGAAATATCTGAGCTGAAGAGGAGGAATACAGATCTGGAAAATGTGGCTCGGACTGACCACATTAATTTCTTGAAG AGCTTCCCAGCACTTAGCATAACTCCACGTGTTAAGGACTGGTCTGAGACCAGTGTTCCCACTGACACGTGTGTCGGCATGATCAGGAGAGCCGTGTCCAAACTGGAGCCGACTTTCACAGAAATGATTGACAAACTGGCTGATAGTG AGATCAAAAAACTTTTGAAATATACAg TGGATATCACGCTGGACCCAGACTCGGCTAACCCATGGTTGCAGCTTTCACAGGACAGACATCAGGTGAGACATTTGGGAGCGTGGCAGGACCTGCCCGACCACCCTGACCGCTTTGACACGGTGGTCATCGTCCTGGCCCGCGAGGGCTTCACCTCGGGGAGACATTACTGGGAGGTGCAGGTGGGGGACAAGGATGACTGGTACCTGGGCGTCGCCAGGTCTTCCATCAAAAGAAAGGGCCGGATCTCAGTCAGCACCACTCAAGGCTACTGGGCTCTGGCCATGAAGAAAGGCCAGGGCTACAGGGTGTCGACCTCGCCGCCGATACTGCTCCCACTCAACCCGAAGCCCAAGCGAGTGGGCGTGTACGTGGACTGCGAGGAGGGCCAGGTGTCGTTTTATGACGTGAGAGCTCGGActcacatttatacatttaaagatACATTCACGGAGAAGATTCTGCCTTTCTTCTACCTGTACTGCTGCGACAAAGCTTCCGATACCATCGTGATTTGTCCAGTGAATGAGAAAACCACAATCAAGTAA
- the si:dkey-46i9.6 gene encoding nuclear factor 7, ovary isoform X1: MTLPLRRVGMATTGNLSEEQVHCSICLDVFTNPVSIPCGHNFCQTCILGYWKTSPLFQCPMCKKSFHKRPDISVNTVLREIAEQFKEIRVRGLEGKVSKEEEEEEEREKKWTMERRRKEDEERLLEKDQKQQLLEELMQKQEDERRKKEWSRQKSEEKPIREELPPLIASASAPQTPPPLSPQATALRPPPPLPQTSPQIPASPSRDTSPSPLSSSLLHPSWEEVLCDVCLGEDRPKAVKSCLVCLTSYCEEHLKSHTARFTKHKLMDPVANMEDRMCPKHERLLELFCKKDQTCVCVLCTETDHRAHYTVPVEREWMEKKAQLKKTEIDVQQMIQDRVKKVEEIKQSVELNKASAEREMEESMQVFSELVRSIQKAQTDLIVAIEEKQRQTERRAKSLISELEQEISELKRRNTDLENVARTDHINFLKSFPALSITPRVKDWSETSVPTDTCVGMIRRAVSKLEPTFTEMIDKLADSEIKKLLKYTVDITLDPDSANPWLQLSQDRHQVRHLGAWQDLPDHPDRFDTVVIVLAREGFTSGRHYWEVQVGDKDDWYLGVARSSIKRKGRISVSTTQGYWALAMKKGQGYRVSTSPPILLPLNPKPKRVGVYVDCEEGQVSFYDVRARTHIYTFKDTFTEKILPFFYLYCCDKASDTIVICPVNEKTTIK; encoded by the exons ATGACGCTGCCTCTCCGCCGTGTAGGGATGGCCACAACTGGGAACCTCTCTGAAGAGCAGGTGCACTGCTCCATCTGCCTCGACGTCTTCACCAACCCCGTGTCCATCCCCTGCGGACACAACTTCTGCCAGACCTGCATTCTGGGATACTGGAAAACCAGCCCCTTGTTCCAGTGTCCCATGTGCAAGAAGTCCTTCCACAAAAGACCTGATATCAGCGTGAACACGGTGCTGAGGGAGATCGCGGAGCAGTTCAAGGAGATCAGGGTTCGAGGTTTGGAAGGGAAGGTGagcaaagaggaggaagaggaagaggagagagagaagaagtggacgatggagagaaggagaaaggaggatgaggagaggcTTTTGGAGAAAGATCAGAAGCAGCAGCTTCTGGAGGAGCTGATGCAGAAGCAGGAGGACGAGAGGAGAAAGAAGGAGTGGTCACGGCAGAAATCAGAGGAGAAGCCAATAAGAGAGGAGTTGCCTCCGTTAATCGCCTCTGCATCAGCGCCTCAAACCCCTCCTCCACTGTCACCCCAAGCCACAGCTCTGAgaccaccacctccactgccACAAACATCTCCTCAAATCCCTGCTTCTCCATCCCGTGACACCTCACCTTCAccactgtcctcctctctccttcatccTTCCTGGGAGGAAGTCCTCTGTGATGTTTGCCTCGGGGAAGACAGGCCCAAAGCGGTGAAATCCTGCCTCGTGTGTCTGACGTCCTACTGCGAGGAGCACCTGAAATCTCACACTGCCAGGTTCACCAAGCACAAGCTGATGGATCCTGTCGCCAACATGGAGGACAGGATGTGTCCGAAGCATGAAAGGCTCCTGGAGCTGTTCTGCAAGAAGGATCAGACGTGCGTGTGCGTCCTCTGCACCGAGACGGACCACAGGGCGCACTACACCGTCCCTGTGGAGAGAGAGTGGATGGAGAAAAAG GCACAGCTGAAGAAGACAGAAATAGACGTCCAGCAGATGATCCAGGACAGAGTCAAGAAGGTCGAGGAGATCAAACAATCTGTCGAGCTCAACAAA gccagtgctgagagagagatggaggagagcaTGCAGGTCTTCTCCGAGCTGGTGCGCTCCATCCAGAAGGCTCAGACTGACCTGATTGTGGCCATCGAGGAGAAGCAGAGGCAGACGGAGAGACGGGCAAAAAGCCTCATCTCCGAGCTGGAGCAGGAAATATCTGAGCTGAAGAGGAGGAATACAGATCTGGAAAATGTGGCTCGGACTGACCACATTAATTTCTTGAAG AGCTTCCCAGCACTTAGCATAACTCCACGTGTTAAGGACTGGTCTGAGACCAGTGTTCCCACTGACACGTGTGTCGGCATGATCAGGAGAGCCGTGTCCAAACTGGAGCCGACTTTCACAGAAATGATTGACAAACTGGCTGATAGTG AGATCAAAAAACTTTTGAAATATACAg TGGATATCACGCTGGACCCAGACTCGGCTAACCCATGGTTGCAGCTTTCACAGGACAGACATCAGGTGAGACATTTGGGAGCGTGGCAGGACCTGCCCGACCACCCTGACCGCTTTGACACGGTGGTCATCGTCCTGGCCCGCGAGGGCTTCACCTCGGGGAGACATTACTGGGAGGTGCAGGTGGGGGACAAGGATGACTGGTACCTGGGCGTCGCCAGGTCTTCCATCAAAAGAAAGGGCCGGATCTCAGTCAGCACCACTCAAGGCTACTGGGCTCTGGCCATGAAGAAAGGCCAGGGCTACAGGGTGTCGACCTCGCCGCCGATACTGCTCCCACTCAACCCGAAGCCCAAGCGAGTGGGCGTGTACGTGGACTGCGAGGAGGGCCAGGTGTCGTTTTATGACGTGAGAGCTCGGActcacatttatacatttaaagatACATTCACGGAGAAGATTCTGCCTTTCTTCTACCTGTACTGCTGCGACAAAGCTTCCGATACCATCGTGATTTGTCCAGTGAATGAGAAAACCACAATCAAGTAA